CCGTTAATGATGAAATCGACAATGTTTCAACCGAATACATTGAAAAACAAGCCGATGGTATTTACCAGATTAGTGGTAAAATGACCCTTTATGATTTCGAACGGTTCTTCAAGACCGACTTGCAAGAATTCGAGGATTCGGATGTGGTCACTTTAACGGGCTATATCTTAGATAATTTCCCTAAGATTCAGGCTGGCGATACGATTACAATTGCTGACTTTGATTTTAAAGCGTTAGATTTTGAAAATGCGTATATTAACTGGTTTGAAGTTAGTCGTCGAACTACTTCAACGACTGCTTCAACGGTCGATAACGCAGCTAATGATGATAAAAAATAACAAAAAACACTGCTCGAAAAATCAATGATTTTTCGAGCAGTGTTTTTTGTTAGCTAACGACCGACGCCGGTTATTGTTCCCCAACAATGCCATTAACTTTTAGTCGCTTCTTCAAGGCTTTAACTTTAGTCATTGAACACTTGCAACTCAAGCCATCACCAAAATAAATTAGTTTAGTTTTAACATCATATTCAATCACATTATCCACATTAATTAAGGCTGATTTTGAACAGCGAAACAACTGCTGATATTGCTTTTCAAGCGCTGATAACTTCCCATAAAACTCGTATTCACCCGCTTGCGCATAGCATTTAAGCCGATGTGGAATATCAGCCGGAGTTATGAGTAAGATTTCTTGTATATTAAGATTGAAAATTCGGCTGCCAACCGTGAACGCAAAATTTTGTTGTCGCGTCGTTGCGGCTGCCAATGAGCGCTGCTGCGCTAAAGCTAAGTTATCAATAATTTCAGCCCGAATTTTCTCCACAGGCTGATCCTTACTGATAAACCCTAGCACTTCTAACTGTCGTTTCAACGTAATTGGTGCCATTTCATCATGAGTCGTAATAAAGATCAGTTTAGCCTGAACATCCACCGCTCGAATTTTTTCAGCCAACTCAATACCATCAATATCAGCATTCAAATCAATATCCAATAGATAAATACCGTTTTCAGGCTTAGCTTGCTTCAAATAAGTCAAACAATCATGCGGCGTTGTTGTACTTAAAGCTAACTCAAACTCAGCATCGTGAAACATGACATAATCTTTGACGATGTGTGTGAGTTGCCTCAATTGAATCGAGCTATCTTCACAAATAACAATTGGATACATCAGTTAAACCTACTTTCTACGTTTCAATGGTAATCTGAACTGAAAATTTTGCTGGGATCCATTTGTAGGAGACTAAGACGTTATGATATTTATGCCGAATATCATCAATAATTGATAACCCTAAACCGCTATGCTTCTGCTTAGTTGTTGTACCTAACTGTCTTAACGTGTTCACATCGCTAGCCGAGGTCTGATCAGTATTTTCAATCATAATATTTAGACTGGTCGGTGCTTGATAGATAACAATTGTAATATATTTATGCTGATTATCTTGGACGGCCTCAATCGCATTATCTAATGTAATACTAAGCAATCGCACCATATCAAAAGGATTGATGGTCAGTGGCTGAATCGGCGTTCGACATTCAAAGCGATACTTAATGCCTTGATTTTCTATGGCGAATAGCTTAGTCAACAAGATACTTTTCATATGAATCTCATTGACATTACCAATATCCTGATAATGATCAGTCATTTCACTTAATTCTTGATTAGAATATATTTGTAGTTCATTCAGATAATGTTTTACCGCTCGCAAATCACCAATCTACGTCAATTCAGACAAACTAAGCAACATATTTTTATAGTCATGCCGGAACTTTCTTAGCTTAGTTTGACTCTGTTCCAATTGCTTCGTATAAGTTCGTAAATTGTCTAATTGTTGCTGTTCAAGCTTGGCTTGATAACGCCTTTTAGACCGTAAATAAGCATTCAAGAATACCCCAGCAAGTAATAAACACTCGATAATGGCAAATATCAACGTGCCAAATGTAAACTTATCATAAACACCGACCTTATTAGCCAGTTGAATGAAAAAATAAAAAATGACTAATAAAATTAATTGCAAAATCATTAATAGCACTTGAAAATTCTGATCTGAAAATAAGCTATTAATCGGCTTTTTTAAATACCTAACAATTAATGTCAAAACG
This region of Lactobacillus sp. CBA3605 genomic DNA includes:
- a CDS encoding LytTR family DNA-binding domain-containing protein is translated as MYPIVICEDSSIQLRQLTHIVKDYVMFHDAEFELALSTTTPHDCLTYLKQAKPENGIYLLDIDLNADIDGIELAEKIRAVDVQAKLIFITTHDEMAPITLKRQLEVLGFISKDQPVEKIRAEIIDNLALAQQRSLAAATTRQQNFAFTVGSRIFNLNIQEILLITPADIPHRLKCYAQAGEYEFYGKLSALEKQYQQLFRCSKSALINVDNVIEYDVKTKLIYFGDGLSCKCSMTKVKALKKRLKVNGIVGEQ
- a CDS encoding GHKL domain-containing protein — translated: MTDHYQDIGNVNEIHMKSILLTKLFAIENQGIKYRFECRTPIQPLTINPFDMVRLLSITLDNAIEAVQDNQHKYITIVIYQAPTSLNIMIENTDQTSASDVNTLRQLGTTTKQKHSGLGLSIIDDIRHKYHNVLVSYKWIPAKFSVQITIET